One Candidatus Desulfatibia profunda genomic window, CCTCCGTTTCTGGAAGGTCTGGTGGCAAAAGCAAATGATTTGGTCGGGTTATATTGGAACCGGCAGAACTTCGGAGACCTGCCCACCGAGGATGAACTTGTGGCTCATTTTGTAGTGCCGTTTCTTCGGAATTTGGGTTGGCCAACAGAGCGGATTTCGGTAAAATGGCGACGTATTGATGTCGCGGTTTTCAAATCGCTGCCGCGAACACCGGAAAATTGTCGATTTGTAATAGAGGCTAAGCGTTTGGGCGCAGGGGTGGAAGGCGCCCTGGAGCAGGCCAAGGGGTATGTGCAGGAACTTGGCGTACCCTGTGACATCATCGTTACCGACGGTATCCGGTATCGGATGTATGCTTGTGATCGTGAATTTGAACCTTTCGCTTATGCGAACCTTGTCCGGCTAAAACAGTCCGCCGTCAAGCTTTTTGACCGGATGAGGAGGAATTAAAGGAGAGTTCACCGATGGAACCCTGGTATAAGGTTGCAACCCCACGCAAGGAAGTCCGTCAAGGGCGTTCGTTCAACCCTGACGAGTTTGCCATCCATCTGGAGCAGGTCATCAACCGGTCCGCTCCTGATGACTATCGCGACCCGAAAAAATTCTTCAACCGCACCTGTTTTACCCGGGCGCTACGCGAGCATGTCGGAATGGTATTGAGACGACTTTCCGGTGAAACGGCAAATACCGCTCCGGTCATGACGCTGATTACGCAGTTCGGCGGAGGCAAGACTCATACACTTACGGCGCTTTATCACCTTGTAACGTCGGGGGAAAAAGCAACAGATTATACAGGTGTGGCAGAACTGCTGAAAGCCGCGGGCATTTCATCCGTGCCGAAAGCCAAAGTAGCCGCTTTCGTGGGCAATGCGTGGGACCCGCAGGACGGCCGTGAAACACCCTGGATCGATATCGCCCGACAGCTTGCCGGAGACAAAGGCGTGCAGGAAATCGGCACTGCCGCCAAAACTACGCCACCGGGGACGGAAGCGCTGAATCGCGTTTTCAAGGCTGCGGGCGGCCCGGTGCTTCTGCTTTTTGATGAGGTGCTGAATTTCATGAATCGTCACCGTTCAATGGCCGATCAGTTTCACGCATTCATCCAGAATTTGACTGTGGCAACCACCGGCATCACTCAAGGCGCTGCGGTGATCAGCCTGCCGCGCAGCCAAGTGGAAATGACCCAGTGGGACATGCAATGGCAGGACAGGATCACCAAAGTCGTCCGACGGGTGGCCAAAGACCTTATTGCCAATGACGAAGCCGAAATCAGCGAAGTCGTCCGACGGCGTCTCTTTGAAGATATTGGGAGCGACCGCATTCGAAAGAACGTTTCCAAAACTTACGCAGACTGGTGCTTTGAGCGCCGCGCACAATTGCCGCCGGAGTGGACGGCAGTGGACAGTGCCACGACGGAAAGCAAGGCCAGGGAATACCTGCGCAGCCGCTTTGAAATCTGCTATCCATTTCATCCTGCGACATTGTCCGTTTTTCAACGCAAATGGCAGGCCCTTCCTCAATACCAGCAGACACGCGGAACACTGGCCATGCTCGCCCAGTGGATCTCCTGGGCATACCGTACCGGGTTTACCGAGGCCCGCCGCGAGCCCCTCATCACACTGGGTTCCGCTCCCCTGGACATCTCGGATTTCCGAAGCGTGGTGATTGGCCAACTCGGTGAATCACGACTTGTGGCAGCCCTTGACTCTGATATTTCAGGGGCGCAGTCCCATGCCCGGGCACTGGATGCCGATACGAAAGGCGCACTGCGCAACATCTACCGCCGTGTCGGCGCCACCATTCTGTTTGAGTCTTCCGGCGGTCAGGTGGATAAAGTTGCTCATCTGCCAGAACTGCGATTTGCGCTGGGAGAGCCCAACATCGACACGACGTCTATTGATAATGCAGCCTTTGCTTTTGAGGATAAATCTTATTTTATAAGGCGAGTTGGTTCGGACGGGTTTAAAATCAGCCACCAACCGACAATGAAAAAGGTTGTCAGCGACAGAAGGGCTTCACTTGACGAGGAGACTGAAACCAAACCTGTCATGAAGGCGATCGTTAAAAAGGAATTCGACAAGGGCGCGACCATCCCAATTGTTTCATTTCCGGAGGATGGCACTTCCGTGCAGGATACGCCGAAACTGACATTGGTTGTATTAGATCCGGATTCTGAGTGGACGGGGACCGGGTTGCTTCGTCAGCAGATTGCGGAATGGACAAAGCAGCGGGGAAAATCCCCCAAACTTTATCCTGGTTCTTTGGTCTGGTGTTTGAAAAAACCGGGACGTGATTTCCGTGAAAAGGTTGAACTGTGGCTGGCATGGAAGCGTGTTCACAAGGAAATAACGGAAGGGACACTTGGCGGAGATTTTGACCGTGCCGACCGTGCTGAATTACATTCAAAAGTGACTGATGCTGAAGAGGCGGCCAGAGATGAGGTGTGGGGCGGCTATCGTTTTGCGGTCATAGCTGATAATAAAGAACCTGATGGATTAAAGACCATTGACCTGGGAGCGGGGCATTCCAGCGGTGGAGAAACTCTGTGCGGGCGAGTGATTTCGGCACTGAAGTCGCAGGCATTGTTGAATGAGTCTGTGGGCGCTGGTTACATCGAGCGTAACTGGCCACCTGCGCTAAAGGAATCTGGTGCCTGGCCGCTCGCCAGCTTACGTCAAAGTTTTCTTAATGGCTCCCTGACCCGCTTGCTTGATCCGGATGCGGTTCTTCGAACCAAGATTGTCGAATTTGTTTTAAGGGGAGATTTCGGTCTGGCATCAGGCAAAAAACCTGATGAAGGATATGAGCGAGTCTGGTTTAATGAATCTTTGGCTTCAGATGAGGTCAGCTTCGAATCCGGTGTTTTCTTGCTCCTAAAGTCAAAAGCAAAGTCCTTGAAAATTGCAATCGAGCCTATTCCTGGCGGTGGCCCTGAACTTATTCTAGGACCCGAACCTGAACATGAATCGCCTTCAGGCCCGGAACCTGAACCGGAGCCCGTATCTGGTCCCAGCCTAAAAACATATCGAATTATTGGCGATGTGCCGCCCGAGGTATGGAATCGATTTGGTACGAAGGTGTTGCCAAAATTGCGCAGTGGGACCGACCTTAAAATCGGGATTGATTTTTTTGTAAACATGGAGGCCGGTATCGCCAAAAGTTTTGAGACAGAACTCAAACAAATTCTCGATGATTTGGGTTTGTCTGACCGTATAAAAATTGAATAATCATAAGCTCTTGTTGGTACAGATTGAGGACATATTTGAAATTACGGAAGCGCAGATGAGCAACCTGGAAAGATTTCATGAATCAATGGCTTGTGGCATGCCTCACACCGCATCCCCTGATTCCAGCCGTTCTTCTTTCTGTGATATTTGTTTCAGATCACAGCCGCACCCAAACATGCGATAAAAACGTAAATATCAGTAAATAACTTGGGGGACGTTGGTGAAAGGTTGACATATTATCTCCTTCTGCTATATTCCGGCTTTTCCCCCTGATTTCCTAAGCTGTTTAAATCAAAA contains:
- a CDS encoding ATP-binding protein, whose product is MEPWYKVATPRKEVRQGRSFNPDEFAIHLEQVINRSAPDDYRDPKKFFNRTCFTRALREHVGMVLRRLSGETANTAPVMTLITQFGGGKTHTLTALYHLVTSGEKATDYTGVAELLKAAGISSVPKAKVAAFVGNAWDPQDGRETPWIDIARQLAGDKGVQEIGTAAKTTPPGTEALNRVFKAAGGPVLLLFDEVLNFMNRHRSMADQFHAFIQNLTVATTGITQGAAVISLPRSQVEMTQWDMQWQDRITKVVRRVAKDLIANDEAEISEVVRRRLFEDIGSDRIRKNVSKTYADWCFERRAQLPPEWTAVDSATTESKAREYLRSRFEICYPFHPATLSVFQRKWQALPQYQQTRGTLAMLAQWISWAYRTGFTEARREPLITLGSAPLDISDFRSVVIGQLGESRLVAALDSDISGAQSHARALDADTKGALRNIYRRVGATILFESSGGQVDKVAHLPELRFALGEPNIDTTSIDNAAFAFEDKSYFIRRVGSDGFKISHQPTMKKVVSDRRASLDEETETKPVMKAIVKKEFDKGATIPIVSFPEDGTSVQDTPKLTLVVLDPDSEWTGTGLLRQQIAEWTKQRGKSPKLYPGSLVWCLKKPGRDFREKVELWLAWKRVHKEITEGTLGGDFDRADRAELHSKVTDAEEAARDEVWGGYRFAVIADNKEPDGLKTIDLGAGHSSGGETLCGRVISALKSQALLNESVGAGYIERNWPPALKESGAWPLASLRQSFLNGSLTRLLDPDAVLRTKIVEFVLRGDFGLASGKKPDEGYERVWFNESLASDEVSFESGVFLLLKSKAKSLKIAIEPIPGGGPELILGPEPEHESPSGPEPEPEPVSGPSLKTYRIIGDVPPEVWNRFGTKVLPKLRSGTDLKIGIDFFVNMEAGIAKSFETELKQILDDLGLSDRIKIE